One Thermoplasma volcanium GSS1 genomic window carries:
- a CDS encoding 5-(carboxyamino)imidazole ribonucleotide synthase: MNVGIIGSGQLGYMMINEGRRLGNKYFVLDSNGVGPASLIADAHFSVDQYKEFVDKCDVVTYEFEHVLEEALLYAEDQHKLKPSIRPVELKKDRSLEKDYLTGIGLKVANYRVAHSFSEAVRYAKDFGKAMIKNSFGGYDGKGQTIYDNGNYEELKGEKFVVEEFVDFDYEASIIASRSEDKSFRYHDPSFNYNRNAIFIYNYAPIMPANMPDIAKKLMDSLDYVGVMGIEFYVKNGEVIINEFAPRVHNSGHHTLLGSSISQFEEHVRAITGIPISQPILYRPSSSINILGTKLSTDAWNSILSMSSTQIYWYGKEEIRRRRKVGHVNVTAGTVEALIDKIGKIMEIIYPDGIENYI; this comes from the coding sequence ATGAACGTAGGTATTATAGGAAGCGGGCAGCTGGGCTATATGATGATAAATGAAGGTCGAAGGCTCGGAAACAAGTATTTTGTCCTCGATTCTAACGGAGTCGGTCCGGCATCTCTTATTGCAGACGCCCATTTCTCTGTCGATCAGTATAAGGAATTCGTTGATAAGTGCGATGTTGTAACTTATGAATTTGAGCACGTGCTTGAAGAAGCTCTCTTGTATGCTGAGGATCAGCACAAATTAAAGCCTTCAATAAGGCCCGTAGAGTTAAAGAAAGACCGTTCTCTTGAAAAAGACTATTTGACAGGAATCGGGCTAAAGGTCGCTAATTACAGAGTTGCCCATAGTTTCAGCGAAGCTGTAAGATACGCCAAGGATTTTGGCAAAGCGATGATTAAGAACTCTTTCGGGGGCTATGACGGAAAAGGTCAGACCATATACGATAACGGAAATTACGAGGAACTTAAAGGTGAAAAATTCGTAGTAGAGGAATTTGTTGACTTTGATTATGAAGCCTCAATAATAGCTTCAAGGAGCGAAGATAAATCGTTCAGGTACCACGATCCTTCCTTCAACTATAACAGGAATGCCATATTTATATACAACTATGCCCCAATAATGCCTGCTAATATGCCGGATATAGCGAAGAAGCTTATGGATTCTCTGGATTACGTCGGTGTTATGGGCATAGAATTCTACGTTAAGAATGGCGAAGTTATAATAAATGAGTTTGCGCCAAGAGTCCATAATTCTGGCCATCATACCCTGCTAGGCTCATCAATATCACAATTCGAGGAACACGTACGCGCTATAACAGGAATCCCCATATCTCAGCCAATCCTGTACAGGCCATCTTCTTCAATAAATATATTAGGAACAAAACTTAGCACGGACGCGTGGAATTCCATATTATCCATGAGCTCGACCCAGATATATTGGTATGGGAAGGAAGAGATAAGGAGGAGGCGCAAAGTCGGGCACGTTAATGTAACTGCTGGTACAGTTGAGGCGCTGATAGATAAGATAGGAAAGATCATGGAAATAATATACCCAGATGGTATTGAAAACTATATTTGA
- a CDS encoding ACT domain-containing protein codes for MWSYIYDKFSRSPSQLKIVKKMISTGIKVTKSFDNEPVLMCGDIEIRPNTLAKAAETDRRSVISVINRIANDDKLYPFFSQLEPVANLWKASVKMGLGVIEIIPESANKPGIIAGISSIIAKHNISIRQVIVDDPEIVEDPKAVVVTDQKVPAELIPELRSVDGVKGITIL; via the coding sequence ATGTGGTCATATATATACGATAAATTTTCTAGGAGTCCTTCGCAACTGAAGATAGTGAAAAAGATGATTTCCACTGGAATTAAAGTAACGAAGAGTTTTGATAATGAGCCGGTATTGATGTGCGGTGATATTGAAATAAGGCCAAACACCTTGGCAAAAGCCGCAGAGACAGATAGAAGATCAGTCATAAGCGTGATCAATCGCATAGCAAATGATGATAAATTATACCCATTTTTTTCCCAGCTTGAGCCAGTTGCAAACCTCTGGAAGGCAAGCGTGAAAATGGGGCTAGGTGTAATAGAGATCATACCAGAGAGCGCAAATAAGCCAGGCATAATAGCAGGCATTTCATCAATAATAGCAAAGCACAACATAAGTATAAGGCAAGTTATAGTTGATGATCCTGAGATAGTTGAAGACCCTAAAGCCGTAGTAGTTACGGATCAGAAGGTGCCTGCTGAACTTATACCTGAGCTCAGGTCAGTAGATGGAGTAAAGGGCATAACCATCCTCTGA
- the radA gene encoding DNA repair and recombination protein RadA: MEDNEENKEKKTTLEDLPGVGEATAEKLRENGYDDIMAIAVASPKDLSDVTGIGEGAAAKIIAAARKFADIGNFETGEEILERRKTIQKLTTGSKNLDDLLGGGLETQAITEFFGEFGSGKTQIMHQLAVNCTMPKEKGGFDSDVMMIDTENTFRPERIIQMAKSKGLDPDETLKRIHVARAYNSHHQILLAEKAQETAKEFNIRLLIVDSLTAHFRSEYVGRGSLAERQQLLNKHMHDLLRFGTIYNAVIAVTNQVSARPDVFFGDPMAPIGGNIVGHTATFRVYLRKSKGGKRIARLIDSPYLPEGETVIQISEEGVNDGT, translated from the coding sequence ATGGAAGATAATGAAGAAAACAAAGAAAAGAAAACTACGCTTGAAGACCTCCCTGGAGTTGGCGAGGCTACCGCTGAAAAACTAAGGGAGAATGGATACGACGACATAATGGCCATAGCTGTTGCAAGCCCAAAGGATTTGTCTGATGTGACTGGCATAGGTGAAGGGGCCGCAGCAAAAATAATTGCCGCGGCTAGAAAATTTGCAGATATAGGCAACTTTGAAACTGGGGAGGAGATCCTTGAGAGGAGGAAAACAATACAGAAATTAACTACTGGAAGCAAAAACCTCGATGACCTCCTAGGCGGCGGGTTAGAGACTCAGGCAATAACTGAATTCTTCGGTGAATTCGGATCAGGAAAGACCCAGATCATGCATCAGCTTGCCGTAAACTGTACTATGCCAAAGGAAAAAGGCGGTTTTGACAGCGACGTGATGATGATAGATACTGAAAATACATTCAGGCCTGAAAGAATAATACAGATGGCGAAGAGCAAGGGACTCGATCCGGATGAAACGCTCAAAAGAATTCACGTAGCAAGGGCCTACAATTCACACCACCAGATACTATTGGCGGAGAAAGCCCAAGAAACTGCCAAGGAATTCAACATACGGCTGCTGATTGTTGATTCGCTTACCGCACATTTCCGATCAGAGTATGTAGGGAGGGGTTCTTTAGCTGAACGGCAGCAGCTGTTGAATAAGCACATGCACGATTTGCTGAGATTCGGCACTATATACAATGCAGTTATTGCTGTTACCAACCAGGTATCTGCAAGGCCTGATGTATTCTTCGGCGACCCTATGGCACCGATAGGCGGCAATATAGTTGGCCACACGGCAACTTTCAGGGTCTACCTTAGGAAGAGCAAAGGTGGAAAGAGGATAGCCAGGCTGATAGATTCGCCTTATTTACCAGAGGGAGAAACTGTAATACAGATTAGCGAGGAAGGAGTCAACGATGGGACATAA
- a CDS encoding type II glyceraldehyde-3-phosphate dehydrogenase → MIRVGINGYGTIGRRVANAVSSQDDMIVVGIVKTKPDYISEVASRRFKIFVPDSSYMKAFQDAGIKVEGTLDNLLDDAEIIVDATPEGMGEKNKPLYIKKKAKAIFEGGEEPDVAETSFNAYSNYNDAIGKSYVRVVSCNTTGLARTLYPIQQAFGVKHVEATLIRRATDQNDSSKGPINAVEPSLKIPSHHAPDLKTVMGNIDVNTVAIKVPTTLMHVHVVQVDTEKNASNDGVLEAWNNYRRIIHVKKDDGIKSTAQIMDLAREFGRDRSDLYEIAIWEGSVSAKANRISYIQAVHQESDVIPENVDAIRAMFNLADKEKSIEKTDKSLGIEKRVY, encoded by the coding sequence ATGATTAGAGTAGGTATAAATGGCTATGGAACTATTGGAAGACGTGTGGCAAACGCTGTCTCAAGCCAGGACGATATGATAGTTGTAGGCATAGTCAAAACGAAGCCTGACTACATATCAGAAGTGGCCTCCAGGAGATTCAAAATATTTGTCCCGGATAGCAGCTACATGAAAGCCTTTCAGGATGCCGGCATAAAGGTTGAAGGTACGCTTGACAACCTTTTAGATGATGCGGAGATAATAGTAGATGCGACTCCCGAAGGCATGGGTGAAAAGAATAAGCCGCTCTACATAAAAAAGAAGGCTAAAGCGATATTTGAAGGCGGAGAAGAGCCTGATGTAGCAGAAACAAGTTTTAATGCTTATTCAAATTACAATGACGCTATTGGAAAATCTTATGTGAGGGTAGTTTCCTGCAACACAACAGGTTTGGCGAGAACTTTATATCCAATTCAGCAAGCCTTTGGCGTTAAGCATGTTGAAGCTACCCTCATCAGAAGAGCAACGGATCAAAACGATAGCAGCAAAGGGCCCATAAATGCGGTTGAGCCAAGCTTAAAAATACCTTCACACCATGCCCCTGACCTAAAGACTGTAATGGGAAACATAGACGTGAATACTGTCGCCATAAAGGTTCCAACAACATTAATGCACGTACACGTGGTTCAGGTAGATACAGAGAAGAATGCATCAAACGATGGTGTGCTCGAAGCATGGAATAATTATAGGCGTATAATACATGTAAAGAAGGACGACGGAATAAAGTCCACTGCCCAGATTATGGATCTTGCTCGAGAATTTGGCAGAGACCGCTCAGACCTATACGAAATAGCTATATGGGAAGGCAGCGTTTCAGCAAAGGCCAACAGAATAAGTTATATCCAGGCTGTTCACCAGGAGAGCGATGTAATACCTGAAAATGTCGATGCAATAAGGGCAATGTTCAATCTAGCTGATAAGGAAAAATCAATTGAAAAGACTGATAAGAGTCTTGGAATAGAAAAAAGGGTGTATTGA
- a CDS encoding UbiX family flavin prenyltransferase: MRIVVGVSGASGIPYAVKLLENLGQNEVHLIISENAKKVMKYEMNQDPSYLSSLASYTYSDDDFTAPVSSGSFLFDAMVIVPCSISTLSKIAVGISDTLITRAAAVSIKERRRLIIVPREMPLSSIDLKNMLSLSENGVIIAPASPGFYNKPKSIDDLVSFVVSRILDLIGVKNELIKRWQD, translated from the coding sequence ATGAGAATAGTTGTAGGAGTATCAGGGGCCAGTGGTATACCATATGCAGTTAAGCTACTTGAAAACCTAGGACAAAATGAGGTACATCTAATAATTTCAGAGAATGCTAAAAAGGTAATGAAGTATGAGATGAATCAAGATCCATCATACTTAAGTTCCCTGGCAAGCTATACATATTCTGATGATGATTTTACTGCACCTGTTAGTTCAGGAAGTTTTCTTTTTGATGCTATGGTTATTGTGCCATGTTCGATCTCAACTTTATCTAAAATTGCTGTAGGAATATCGGATACTCTTATTACTCGGGCAGCAGCTGTTTCAATTAAAGAGAGGCGCAGGCTCATCATCGTACCAAGGGAAATGCCTTTAAGTTCCATTGATCTTAAAAACATGCTCTCTCTATCGGAAAATGGCGTTATAATAGCTCCTGCATCACCAGGATTTTACAATAAACCTAAATCTATAGATGATCTTGTATCTTTTGTAGTTTCTAGAATACTAGATCTTATCGGTGTTAAAAACGAACTCATCAAGAGATGGCAAGATTAA
- a CDS encoding Mut7-C RNAse domain-containing protein, whose translation MLKTNSSRDGKIKLTVDQMLGKLARWIRLMGYDVYYPAGNVSDNEIIEVSKNEGRILITKDYELYSRYPLSIYELYSNIDDQLYDFVFHFRKRTEEEFKRCPVCNGKLVKVYASPHVLNHRDLYRCEFCGKLYWKGTHYKKIYRKLKSLEKKSGAGR comes from the coding sequence GTGTTAAAAACGAACTCATCAAGAGATGGCAAGATTAAATTAACCGTTGACCAGATGCTTGGAAAGCTGGCAAGGTGGATAAGGCTGATGGGGTACGATGTATATTATCCTGCGGGAAATGTAAGTGATAATGAAATAATTGAAGTATCAAAAAATGAAGGGCGCATATTGATAACAAAGGACTACGAACTTTATTCAAGGTATCCATTATCAATCTACGAACTGTATTCTAACATAGATGACCAATTGTATGACTTCGTTTTTCATTTTAGGAAACGGACTGAAGAGGAATTCAAGCGCTGCCCGGTATGCAACGGAAAACTTGTAAAAGTATATGCCTCTCCTCATGTCCTTAACCATCGCGACCTCTATAGATGCGAATTCTGCGGAAAATTATACTGGAAAGGGACACATTACAAGAAAATATACAGGAAATTGAAAAGCTTAGAGAAGAAGAGTGGTGCTGGGAGATGA
- a CDS encoding mRNA surveillance protein pelota encodes MRLLDKDEKLGRYTLRIENLDDLWYLKNIIAPGDKISAVTFRRIEESSDMQRSREKERIPIRVTIEVEKIEFQDFENRLRILGKVTNGPEDTIGKYQSITVSEETELDVIKVWDDDSINMLKEATEQEHAAVYLAIALDDDEANVFIIHPYGIQQMGTIYSGRSGKYSESSYSETSYFSAIENAIKQFKYPIIVIGPGFAKNGLSAFLKERNYKVVAVSSSNRTDQGAIYEFISSEDGKKLISKEQISRDNEIVSAFLSSLRRGSGIYGSEEIRKYLEMGALSDLIITDKKFRSETGRELLSLARSVGTDIHIVSTSNDMGEIIEKFGGYAGILRYKVQQ; translated from the coding sequence ATGAGGCTACTTGATAAGGATGAAAAGCTAGGCCGCTACACGCTAAGAATCGAGAACTTAGATGACTTATGGTACCTTAAAAACATAATTGCGCCCGGTGATAAAATCAGCGCAGTCACGTTTAGGAGGATAGAAGAATCAAGCGATATGCAAAGGTCCAGGGAAAAAGAACGAATACCAATTCGGGTTACTATTGAAGTTGAAAAGATAGAATTCCAAGACTTTGAGAATCGGCTTAGGATACTTGGGAAGGTAACCAACGGCCCCGAGGATACGATAGGTAAATACCAATCCATAACAGTTAGCGAAGAAACGGAACTAGATGTGATAAAGGTATGGGATGATGATTCCATAAACATGTTGAAGGAAGCAACCGAGCAGGAGCATGCCGCTGTATACCTTGCGATAGCACTAGACGATGATGAAGCAAACGTGTTCATAATCCATCCTTACGGAATACAGCAGATGGGAACGATCTACTCAGGTAGATCAGGAAAATATTCAGAATCAAGCTATTCTGAAACTTCCTATTTTTCTGCTATAGAAAATGCAATTAAACAGTTTAAGTATCCAATTATTGTGATCGGTCCAGGTTTTGCAAAAAACGGACTTTCTGCATTCCTTAAAGAAAGGAATTATAAAGTAGTAGCTGTGAGTTCATCGAATAGAACGGATCAGGGTGCGATTTACGAGTTCATATCTTCTGAAGATGGAAAGAAACTGATAAGTAAAGAACAAATATCAAGAGACAATGAAATAGTGTCAGCATTCCTTTCTTCGCTTAGGAGGGGAAGCGGTATATACGGATCAGAGGAAATAAGGAAGTACCTTGAGATGGGCGCTCTTTCAGATCTGATAATAACAGATAAAAAATTTCGTTCTGAGACTGGCAGAGAATTGCTATCACTTGCAAGATCCGTTGGTACGGATATACATATTGTAAGCACAAGCAATGATATGGGGGAAATCATAGAAAAATTTGGAGGATATGCTGGGATACTCAGGTATAAAGTACAACAATAG
- a CDS encoding restriction endonuclease subunit S — MIALNGQGKTKGMVGILKVESTCNQSLAAFNVNERTLHYRYLYYFLKSKYKQMRGLVGDDLRDGLSLSVLRELRIPVPSLQEQFAISNYSDNQIHVIKNMISKQEKMIELLKEHRASLITPRSNRQDRCKGISQGGERICQTNSMKLILKIT; from the coding sequence ATGATCGCCCTGAATGGGCAAGGAAAGACTAAGGGTATGGTGGGTATTCTAAAAGTAGAGTCGACTTGCAATCAATCTCTTGCAGCTTTTAATGTCAACGAAAGAACACTGCATTATCGCTATTTATATTACTTTCTCAAGAGCAAATATAAACAAATGAGAGGACTCGTAGGCGATGATTTAAGAGATGGTCTTTCCTTATCAGTTTTAAGAGAACTCCGCATTCCAGTTCCAAGCTTGCAAGAACAATTCGCAATTTCGAATTATTCGGATAATCAAATACATGTTATTAAGAATATGATTTCAAAACAAGAAAAGATGATAGAACTTCTCAAGGAGCATCGTGCTTCACTGATTACCCCACGCAGTAACAGGCAAGATAGATGTAAGGGGATTAGTCAAGGAGGTGAACGAATCTGCCAGACAAACTCCATGAAGTTAATTTTGAAGATTACATAA
- a CDS encoding transposase, protein MDIMNSAMILEISWFQEHGIMRRAVNRGLARKSSHPSRIGIDEKYYGKHHRYITLVFNHDDHSVEFISLDRKQESLDLYYRSIGEEASGSIEAAPMDMWDPFIVSTKSNVTDAESKIVFDRFHVMKHMNMALDDVRWMESRMAEYKEMFRKTRCLWLYSPENLPDKYGERYEILKESDLKTARVYAIKENLRNLWNCSGEDEARSF, encoded by the coding sequence ATGGACATCATGAATTCAGCCATGATCCTGGAAATATCATGGTTTCAAGAACATGGAATCATGAGGAGGGCAGTGAATAGGGGACTTGCACGCAAATCCTCACATCCCTCAAGGATAGGTATAGACGAGAAATACTACGGCAAGCACCATCGCTATATCACATTGGTGTTCAACCATGACGATCACTCGGTTGAATTCATCTCACTGGACAGGAAGCAGGAATCACTGGACCTTTACTACAGGAGCATAGGTGAGGAAGCCTCCGGCAGCATTGAGGCAGCCCCCATGGACATGTGGGATCCATTCATAGTCTCCACGAAATCAAATGTAACGGACGCAGAATCGAAGATCGTGTTCGACAGGTTCCATGTCATGAAACATATGAACATGGCCCTTGACGATGTCAGGTGGATGGAATCAAGGATGGCAGAGTATAAGGAGATGTTCAGGAAGACAAGGTGTCTCTGGCTCTACTCTCCAGAGAACCTTCCGGACAAGTACGGGGAGAGATACGAGATACTGAAGGAATCCGATCTCAAGACCGCCAGGGTATATGCAATAAAGGAAAATCTGAGGAACCTGTGGAACTGTTCTGGTGAGGATGAAGCACGATCATTCTGA
- a CDS encoding AbiV family abortive infection protein translates to METAKSRDKNMADRREHDDAIRKHIFTEHDCKLCMRNAERLLDDASNNSLSIQTRMALLELSFEETAKSILLYFYLLSHDKGQLLVKGSVEENLRDIFKNHKTKIEIMKNVMSFLAENIPAFDMASDLDYIERIVRYGTEGEKRDSREAKISMARQIALDDRSSIIKKMVKEIIDFLNLQDVDYYNDLKNKSLYVDIDPSTDRLQLPLEPKNKKIMDYMEFFIIVQLADQWDTFGEKKKVGDLINKYRNRLKVLIK, encoded by the coding sequence TTGGAAACAGCTAAGTCAAGAGACAAAAACATGGCTGATAGAAGGGAACACGACGACGCCATAAGAAAACACATCTTTACTGAGCATGATTGTAAACTTTGTATGAGGAATGCCGAGAGATTACTTGACGATGCCTCGAATAATTCGCTTTCGATTCAGACTAGAATGGCACTGCTGGAACTATCATTTGAAGAAACTGCTAAGTCAATATTATTGTATTTTTATCTTCTATCACATGACAAAGGCCAACTATTAGTGAAAGGCAGCGTGGAAGAGAATTTGAGAGATATTTTTAAGAATCACAAGACTAAGATAGAAATAATGAAAAACGTAATGTCCTTTTTGGCTGAAAACATACCAGCCTTTGATATGGCTAGTGATTTAGACTATATTGAGCGAATCGTAAGATATGGCACAGAAGGGGAAAAGCGTGATTCAAGGGAGGCCAAAATAAGTATGGCAAGGCAGATTGCCTTGGACGATAGGTCGAGCATCATTAAAAAGATGGTCAAAGAGATTATTGACTTCCTGAATCTTCAAGACGTGGACTATTACAACGACCTAAAAAACAAATCACTGTATGTGGACATAGATCCTTCGACGGACAGACTCCAACTACCTCTCGAGCCTAAAAACAAGAAAATCATGGACTATATGGAGTTCTTCATAATTGTTCAGCTTGCTGATCAGTGGGATACCTTTGGCGAAAAAAAGAAAGTCGGCGATCTCATTAACAAGTACAGAAACCGCCTTAAAGTGCTCATAAAATAG
- a CDS encoding FAD-dependent oxidoreductase yields MVSQRRFSRGRSPYSYVMRFDIMEFNLSMSNQKIEARDYDAVIIGSGAPGMSAAVYTARYGLKVVILGQSVAGGLTAEAPLVENYLGYKAIKGTDLASNFAKHAQEYSQIIDNTLRNIFHCG; encoded by the coding sequence TTGGTCTCTCAGAGGCGATTTTCTCGTGGCAGATCGCCATATTCTTATGTAATGCGATTCGATATTATGGAATTCAATTTATCGATGTCAAATCAAAAGATAGAGGCCCGTGATTATGATGCTGTGATAATAGGATCTGGCGCGCCGGGAATGTCTGCAGCAGTTTACACAGCAAGGTACGGCCTGAAGGTTGTAATACTGGGCCAGAGTGTGGCAGGCGGCCTGACCGCAGAAGCCCCACTGGTTGAGAATTATCTTGGATACAAGGCCATAAAAGGGACAGATCTTGCATCAAACTTTGCAAAGCATGCCCAGGAATATTCACAGATAATAGACAATACTCTCCGGAACATATTCCATTGTGGATGA
- a CDS encoding winged helix-turn-helix domain-containing protein produces MLENYGIAILEREGEYIIKPFFSGIPKISTLSIIYDRNLEYEQARKEILDFLKLSGIKTEFVGIGDVNNFFQVFLILQKICKTKGIPRWINVSCGSGLGVSALTIHAFKQNIPMVIYDKYIDKTVMIEAKRLKKINIYNNKYITLIREISKDPKTIKDLSRSLKIDTSTISRRLKSLLSLDMIMRLGKGTRNYPYLYKLNDFGKILLI; encoded by the coding sequence ATGCTTGAAAACTACGGAATAGCAATCCTTGAACGAGAAGGTGAATACATTATAAAACCCTTCTTCTCAGGAATTCCAAAAATTTCAACTTTATCCATCATTTATGATAGAAACCTTGAATATGAACAAGCAAGAAAAGAAATTTTAGATTTTTTAAAATTATCTGGAATAAAGACTGAATTTGTAGGGATAGGAGATGTAAACAACTTCTTCCAAGTCTTTTTAATACTTCAAAAAATATGCAAAACAAAAGGTATTCCGAGATGGATAAATGTATCATGTGGTTCAGGTCTAGGCGTATCTGCACTCACAATTCATGCCTTTAAACAAAATATACCAATGGTTATCTATGACAAATATATTGATAAGACCGTTATGATAGAGGCCAAGAGATTAAAAAAAATCAATATATACAATAATAAATACATAACTTTAATAAGAGAAATAAGCAAAGATCCCAAAACAATAAAAGATCTTTCAAGATCATTAAAAATAGATACTTCTACTATATCTAGGAGACTAAAGAGTCTCCTATCACTTGACATGATTATGAGACTAGGTAAAGGTACAAGAAATTATCCTTATTTATACAAACTAAATGATTTTGGAAAAATTCTATTAATCTAA